A part of Streptomyces sp. DSM 40750 genomic DNA contains:
- a CDS encoding NUDIX domain-containing protein, which translates to MHQDTTAESPAAAHGAVAITANRRGELRLHLRDDLPGIAWPDHWSVLGGGCDPGEEPRETIVRELDEEAGLAVDGLTELFEIRDEHGSGQPITFFAASWDGDDWALPLAEGVKLQFLAPEDLEFRTIPPFIRDGINRYPAARPA; encoded by the coding sequence ATGCATCAGGACACCACCGCCGAGAGCCCGGCCGCCGCCCACGGAGCGGTCGCGATCACCGCCAACCGCCGCGGCGAACTCCGCCTCCACCTCCGTGACGATCTGCCCGGCATAGCCTGGCCGGATCACTGGAGCGTGCTCGGCGGCGGCTGCGATCCCGGCGAGGAACCGCGCGAGACGATCGTCCGCGAACTCGACGAGGAAGCCGGCCTGGCAGTCGACGGCCTGACCGAGCTCTTCGAGATCCGCGACGAGCACGGCTCCGGGCAGCCGATCACGTTCTTCGCCGCCTCCTGGGACGGTGACGATTGGGCCCTGCCCCTCGCGGAGGGCGTCAAGCTCCAGTTCCTCGCCCCCGAGGACCTCGAATTCCGCACGATCCCGCCGTTCATCCGGGACGGGATCAACCGCTATCCGGCCGCCCGGCCCGCCTGA